Proteins co-encoded in one Quercus robur chromosome 8, dhQueRobu3.1, whole genome shotgun sequence genomic window:
- the LOC126696671 gene encoding uncharacterized protein LOC126696671 has protein sequence MCKDLMNQSQHLQRVVDHFTTEQIANNQLQLKATIFIVRYLAFQAIAFRGRDESFSSLNRGNFHESLGIVTFWNEKVAKIIEKAPKNATYTSPRIQKEILHVFSAKVKKAIWKEIGYAKFCIMVDEACDESMKEQMTVVFRYVDAEGFVKEHFFGLIHVVDTVALTLKKGIYSLLSQHFLDIQNIRGQGYDGASNMRGMWNGLQTLILNDCPYAYYIHCFAHYLQLALVKASKQVVPISHFFLTLLFLIKIVNASCKRNEQLKFANANEIARLIDLEELEIGSGLNQIGTLQRLVEIRWSSHFRSVSSLLRMFTSTVEVLQNIIDDAIDGEHRAEGESAYDGLTSFEFVFILHLEKETMEITNKLFQVLQSQSQDILNAMHLVSSTKALIQKFRVDGWDGLLSTMISFCEKHCIDVLDMNARYVAR, from the coding sequence ATGTGTAAGGATTTGATGAACCAATCGCAGCATTTGCAAAGGGTAGTTGATCATTTCACTACTGaacaaattgcaaataatcAGTTGCAATTGAAGGCCACAATTTTTATTGTCCGATATCTTGCCTTTCAAGCTATAGCTTTTAGAGGTCGAGATGAAAGTTTTAGTTCATTAAATCGTGGGAACTTTCATGAATCATTGGGTATTGTGACTTTTTGGAATGAGAAGGTTgctaaaataatagaaaaagctCCCAAAAATGCAACCTACACATCACCTAGGATTCAAAAGGAAATTCTACATGTTTTTTCAGCCAAAGTGAAGAAGGCCATTTGGAAAGAAATTGGTTATGCAAAGTTTTGCATAATGGTTGATGAAGCTTGTGATGAGTCCATGAAAGAGCAAATGACTGTGGTTTTTAGATATGTTGATGCAGAAGGCTTTGTGAAAGAacatttttttgggcttattcaTGTTGTTGACACTGTGGCTTTGACTCTAAAGAAGGGGATATATTCTTTGTTATCTCAACATTTCttagatatacaaaatattcgAGGGCAAGGATATGATGGAGCAAGCAACATGCGAGGTATGTGGAATGGATTACAaactttgattttgaatgattgcCCATATGCTTACTACATCCATTGTTTTGCACATTACTTACAATTGGCATTAGTAAAAGCATCAAAACAAGTTGTTCCcattagtcatttttttcttacattgctTTTTCTTATCAAAATTGTTAATGCTTCATGTAAGCGCAATGAGCAATTGAAATTTGCTAATGCTAATGAAATAGCACGTTTGATTGATCTTGAAGAGCTTGAGATTGGAAGTGGACTTAATCAAATTGGCACTTTACAACGACTTGTAGAAATACGTTGGAGTTCACATTTTAGATCAGTTTCTAGCTTATTAAGGATGTTTACTTCAACTgttgaagttttacaaaatataattgatgaTGCAATTGATGGAGAACATCGAGCAGAAGGAGAGTCAGCTTATGATGGTTTAACttcatttgaatttgtcttCATCTTGCATCTTGAGAAGGAAACTATGGAGATCACTAATAAACTTTTTCAAGTTTTGCAAAGCCAATCTCAAGACATTTTAAATGCCATGCATTTAGTTTCATCTACTAAAgcacttatccaaaaatttagaGTCGATGGATGGGATGGCTTACTTTCCACTATGATATCATTTTGTGAGAAGCATTGCATTGATGTCCTAGATATGAATGCTCGTTATGTTGCGAGGTGA
- the LOC126697816 gene encoding uncharacterized protein LOC126697816, protein MESEKRILRVRKKIRKPLSDSTNLTTTTTAPNNLSSAFKKLLPSTNSTTTNSDAISSAPPPPPPPPPQTNLASSPARLLKSSSPHGAGVDSEVSESGSVYSRRNIANKRKGKGKETAEPLSCPPAVKIGNVWNKINKDGEKSLSKACTEPPKKRQHRVNVSDYALPDEFVKQQRDYFAEIDAFEMEEEEVESLDQLE, encoded by the exons ATGGAATCAGAGAAACGAATCCTGagagttagaaaaaaaattagaaaaccacTCTCTGACTCTACCAATctcaccaccactaccaccgcACCCAATAATCTCTCATCCGCTTTTAAAAAATTGCTCCCCTCAACTAACTCTACCACCACCAATTCCGATGCCATAAGCTCcgctcctcctcctcctccgccgccgccgccgcagACGAATCTCGCTTCTTCGCCGGCAAGGCTGCTCAAGTCTTCGTCCCCCCACG GTGCTGGTGTTGATTCTGAGGTTTCTGAGTCTGGTTCGGTTTACAGTAGAAGAAACATTGCAAATAAACGAAAGGGTAAAGGGAAGGAAACTGCTGAGCCTTTGAGTTGCCCTCCTGCGGTTAAAATCGGGAATGTTTG GAACAAGATAAACAAAGATGGAGAAAAGAGTCTATCAAAGGCTTGTACAGAACCTCCTAAAAAG AGGCAACATCGTGTAAATGTTTCAGATTACGCCTTGCCGGATGAATTCGTAAAACAGCAGAGGGATTACTTTGCAGAGATTGATGCATTCGAGATGGAAGAAGAGGAGGTTGAGTCACTGGATCAGTTAGAGTAG
- the LOC126697817 gene encoding peroxidase 4-like, whose amino-acid sequence MASYNIFLLVLVASSAFMILEAKGKLSLSPTHYSSTCPNVLSIVKKAVIEAINKETRIGASLLRLHFHDCFVNGCDASILLDDIPGSFVGEKTANPNNNSVRGFEVVDDIKARLEKACPGVVSCADILALAALDSVVYLGGPSWEVSLGRKDSTTANITAANTFIPPPTSNLSGLVANFSAQGLSFKNMVALSGSHTIGLARCTSFRAHIYNDSNIDSSFAKSLQQICPKVGNNNTLAPLDRQTPTLFDNRYFKNLVKGKGLLHSDQELFNRAAADSLVEKYATNQKKFFDDFAKGMVRMSRIKPLTGSEGEIRKNCRKAN is encoded by the exons ATGGCTTCTTACAACATATTTCTGCTGGTCCTCGTTGCTTCTAGTGCCTTCATGATTTTGGAAGCTAAAGGCAAGCTTTCCCTCTCCCCAACTCACTACTCATCCACATGTCCCAACGTATTATCCATTGTTAAAAAAGCAGTCATAGAAGCCATAAACAAAGAAACTCGTATTGGGGCTTCTTTACTCCGCTTGCATTTCCATGATTGCTTTGTAAAT GGCTGTGACGCATCAATACTGTTGGATGATATTCCCGGCAGCTTTGTTGGAGAGAAAACGGCAAATCCTAATAACAACTCAGTTCGAGGATTCGAAGTTGTCGATGACATTAAAGCCAGGTTAGAGAAAGCATGTCCCGGAGTGGTGTCCTGTGCCGATATTCTTGCTCTGGCTGCTCTTGACTCGGTTGTTTAT TTAGGGGGCCCTTCTTGGGAAGTCAGTCTGGGAAGAAAAGATTCTACCACAGCAAACATCACTGCGGCCAACACTTTTATCCCTCCACCTACCTCCAACCTGAGCGGCCTGGTAGCAAACTTCTCTGCACAGGGACTTTCATTTAAGAACATGGTGGCACTTTCAG GTTCACATACCATTGGCCTGGCCAGATGCACATCATTCCGAGCCCACATATACAATGACTCCAATATTGACTCCTCCTTTGCCAAGTCATTGCAGCAAATATGCCCCAAAGTTGGAAATAATAACACTCTTGCACCCCTTGATCGTCAAACCCCGACCCTTTTTGATAACAGGTATTTTAAGAATTTGGTGAAAGGGAAGGGTCTTCTACATTCAGATCAGGAGCTCTTTAATCGGGCCGCTGCTGATTCCCTGGTTGAAAAATATGCTACCAACCAGAAAAAATTTTTTGACGACTTCGCCAAGGGTATGGTTAGAATGAGCAGAATCAAGCCCCTCACTGGAAGTGAAGGAGAGATCAGAAAAAATTGCCGGaaagccaattaa